In Aegilops tauschii subsp. strangulata cultivar AL8/78 chromosome 3, Aet v6.0, whole genome shotgun sequence, one genomic interval encodes:
- the LOC109738536 gene encoding uncharacterized protein: MTAKEFEELALNGHNYPTWAMDIKINLASRGIARAIQPPETPLPDGATPLTEQQNYVALFIIRHHIHPDLKSEYLQEESPSTLFLALKTRYEQQKAVVLPEALHDWTHLRLQDFKSIGEYNHAVHKICSKLRFCEKEPTEGEKIEKTLSTMLPSDRILQQQYRARNYTVYSELIHMLLQAEKHDELLAKNGSQRPVGAQPLPEVHLNVANRQKFNGTPRGKQSNFEHKRKRNGNRRSRYPGKGKGTSKPRLDKSKLCNKCGCSTHSTEKCTMPKHLVMLYQQSQGRKAPQGKRFEANFNLHPDSAKGAGGSHDVPPGPSNAVVPYLPEATAEMENTLIEYTANNVFGDFD; the protein is encoded by the coding sequence ATGACTGCCAAAGAGTTTGAGGAGCTTGCCCTCAATGGCCACAATTACCCTACATGGGCTATGGACATCAAGATCAATCTTGCGTCCCGTGGGATAGCGCGTGCAATACAACCCCCGGAGACTCCTCTCCCGGATGGGGCCACGCCGCTGACAGAACAGCAGAACTATGTTGCCTTATTCATCATAAGGCACCATATTCATCCAGATCTCAAGTCTGAGTATTTACAGGAGGAATCTCCTAGTACTTTGTTTCTGGCCCTCAAAACGAGGTATGAACAGCAGAAGGCAGTAGTCCTGCCCGAAGCACTCCATGATTGGACTCATCTCCGTCTTCAGGATTTCAAATCCATCGGTGAGTACAATCATGCTGTTCATAAGATATGTTCCAAACTGCGCTTTTGTGAGAAGGAACCTACTGAGGGCGAGAAGATAGAGAAAACTTTGTCTACTATGCTCCCTTCAGATAGGATCCTCCAACAACAATACCGTGCTCGTAACTACACTGTCTATTCCGAGCTTATTCACATGTTACTTCAGGCTGAAAAGCATGATGAGCTACTTGCTAAGAATGGCTCTCAGCGCCCAGTTGGGGCACAACCTTTACCTGAAGTCCATCTGAATGTTGCAAATAGACAGAAGTTCAATGGTACCCCTCGGGGTAAACAATCCAATTTCGAGCATAAGCGAAAGCGCAATGGGAACAGGAGATCTAGATACCCAGGCAAGGGAAAAGGCACTTCAAAGCCCAGGCTTGATAAATCTAAGCTTTGCAACAAGTGTGGATGCTCCACGCATTCTACTGAAAAGTGCACAATGCCCAAGCATCTGGTTATGTTGTACCAGCAATCTCAGGGACGCAAAGCACCTCAAGGGAAAAGGTTTGAAGCCAACTTCAACCTTCATCCGGATAGCGCAAAAGGAGCTGGTGGTTCGCACGATGTTCCTCCTGGACCGAGCAACGCCGTGGTTCCTTATCTGCCTGAGGCTACTGCTGAAATGGAGAACACGTTGATTGAGTACACCGCAAACAACGTGTTTGGCGACTTCGACTAG
- the LOC109738534 gene encoding uncharacterized protein, protein MMERKGGCCLAPRYAAGAAQAQAGQGWHMGRAMLKFRPIAPKPAAMAPAPMPAVPAGKGKRKAVAGGTGRRGRKHKKPATVAAPTTQKLDYVQDKPLSSPSSSSSGMTSVDSSPPPPLPATLPLMPVLPAEEGFGGAAPVANLAPAHVAGLVLPPQALRQVVSWVTVEDVTGIWRDGEEPYAAACGGDEGPTFVSDQCGRVTWTNVAFNRAVSGREGADAAMAPSAAASEVRVVLAAKDGAPVPAWGSCAGFTCRVHVPYACPRRGSLVAPCDVWRLDAGGYLWRLDLQATLSLSLGGFI, encoded by the coding sequence ATGATGGAGAGGAAGGGAGGGTGCTGCTTGGCGCCGAGGTACGCAGCCGGGGCCGCCCAGGCACAGGCAGGCCAGGGGTGGCACATGGGAAGGGCCATGCTGAAGTTTAGGCCCATCGCGCCAAAGCCGGCGGCGATGGCGCCTGCGCCGATGCCGGCCGTGCCGGCTGGGAAGGGGAAGCGGAAGGCGGTTGCAGGGGGTACTGGGAGGAGGGGACGGAAGCACAAGAAGCCAGCCACTGTGGCTGCACCGACGACGCAAAAGTTGGACTACGTGCAGGACAAGCCTTTGTCctcgccgtcctcctcctcgtcggggatGACGTCCGTCGACTCGTCGCCTCCTCCACCCCTGCCTGCAACCCTGCCGCTCATGCCTGTGCTGCCGGCAGAGGAGGGGTTCGGTGGGGCGGCGCCGGTGGCGAATCTGGCGCCTGCCCACGTTGCCGGACTGGTCCTGCCGCCGCAGGCCTTGAGGCAAGTGGTGTCCTGGGTGACGGTTGAAGACGTTACAGGCATCTGGCGCGACGGCGAGGAGCCGTACGCTGCGGCCTGCGGCGGCGACGAGGGCCCAACGTTCGTGTCCGACCAGTGCGGCCGCGTCACCTGGACAAACGTGGCTTTCAACCGGGCAGTGTCCGGTAGGGAGGGCGCCGACGCTGCCATGGCCCCGTCGGCGGCTGCTTCCGAGGTGCGGGTGGTGCTCGCCGCCAAGGATGGCGCCCCCGTGCCGGCGTGGGGCTCCTGTGCCGGTTTCACCTGTCGGGTGCACGTCCCGTACGCATGCCCTCGCCGAGGTTCCCTCGTGGCCCCGTGCGACGTGTGGCGGCTAGACGCTGGCGGCTACCTCTGGCGGCTCGACCTTCAGGCCACCCTCAGCCTCTCCCTCGGCGGCTTCATTTGA